A region from the Arachis ipaensis cultivar K30076 chromosome B01, Araip1.1, whole genome shotgun sequence genome encodes:
- the LOC107634504 gene encoding pyruvate, phosphate dikinase, chloroplastic-like: MVVRLICSDYNSTPSNSFESSSAGAYKIADEAKFFSFGTNDLTQMTFGYSGDDVEKFLSIYLSSDILQSDPFEVLDQKRVGQLIKLCPEKVVLSDQT; the protein is encoded by the exons ATGGTGGTACGGCTGATTTGTAGTGATTACAACAGCACCCCCTCCAACAGCTTCGAATCATCTTCAGCTGGAGCATATAAG ATTGCTGATGAAGCTAAGTTCTTTTCATTTGGAACTAATGACCTTACCCAAATGACATTTGGGTATAGTGGAGATGATGTTgaaaaatttctttccatttaccTATCAAGTGACATTCTGCAGAGTGATCCATTTGAG GTACTTGACCAGAAAAGAGTGGGTCAACTCATCAAGCTTTGCCCAGAAAAAGTCGTGTTGTCAGACCAAACTTAA